A region of Domibacillus sp. DTU_2020_1001157_1_SI_ALB_TIR_016 DNA encodes the following proteins:
- a CDS encoding AraC family transcriptional regulator: MNLSMAVRSLQRGANLCEGKDLSIRVHYWGADRKHVDTPLHKHSFFEICYVVDGSGLYFENGQDFLLEKGTFFCSRPNQLHKIYEGKNLYLLWAAFEIEKENTSREQQLLFEELANEQNVYLPNSENEPAVLLWKTLMKHAEQQSSSEVLKAISLSLMLSLQALFCGVRDHQKPRPFYDNKEQMIEKAQRFIQDNLAQPLSLNEVARFFHISPRHLSRLFSEITGMSYTSYVRQERVREASKKIRSTNRSITSIAYECGFTSVHYFCRVFLQETSITPAEYRRRNQV, encoded by the coding sequence ATGAATTTAAGTATGGCTGTTCGATCTTTGCAGCGTGGAGCTAATCTTTGTGAGGGAAAAGACCTTTCTATCCGCGTTCACTATTGGGGAGCTGACAGAAAGCATGTGGATACCCCTCTTCATAAACATTCATTTTTTGAAATTTGTTATGTAGTAGACGGCAGCGGTCTTTACTTTGAAAATGGGCAGGATTTTCTTCTCGAAAAAGGAACGTTTTTCTGTTCCCGTCCCAACCAGCTCCATAAAATCTATGAAGGAAAGAATTTATACCTTTTATGGGCTGCCTTTGAAATAGAAAAAGAGAATACTTCACGGGAACAGCAGCTATTGTTTGAGGAACTAGCAAACGAGCAAAACGTTTACCTTCCTAATTCCGAAAACGAGCCAGCGGTACTGTTATGGAAGACCTTAATGAAACATGCTGAGCAGCAGTCTTCGTCAGAGGTTTTGAAAGCAATCAGCCTGTCTCTTATGCTGTCCCTTCAGGCTTTGTTCTGTGGAGTACGGGATCACCAAAAGCCCCGGCCGTTTTATGACAATAAGGAGCAGATGATTGAGAAAGCCCAAAGATTTATCCAGGATAATTTAGCCCAGCCGCTTTCTTTAAACGAGGTGGCCCGCTTTTTTCATATTTCTCCTCGTCATTTATCGCGTTTATTCAGTGAAATAACCGGTATGTCCTATACCTCTTATGTGCGGCAGGAAAGGGTAAGGGAAGCTTCTAAAAAAATCAGGTCTACAAACCGCTCAATCACATCGATTGCATACGAGTGCGGTTTCACTTCTGTTCATTATTTTTGCCGGGTTTTCCTGCAGGAAACAAGTATCACACCGGCTGAATACAGGAGACGAAACCAAGTTTGA